In Simplicispira sp. 125, one DNA window encodes the following:
- a CDS encoding radical SAM protein, which yields MPAPPLRVLSVIPPMTQLNTPYPSTAYLTGFLRSRGVAAEQEDLALALVLQLLSPEGLRGVAAKVDAIPHKKQSPAVQSFAAQQGRYLATIGPAIAFLQGRDSTLAHRITGRHFLPEGPRFATLDVYVDDEGGDPLGWAFGALGLHDKAKHLATLYLNDLADVLRDAVDERFEFVRYAESLAGSQPTFEPLANALAAPPTLVDEMLRTLTLDAMARHAPDVVLLSVPFPGSVYAAFRIAQAIKAHHPQVVTVLGGGFVNTELRELAEPRVFDYFDYVTLDAGERPLLALLEHVRGERGRQRLVRTFVRGDAGQVQYINMMEADIAFAEVGTPTWDGLPLDRYLSLLDMLNPMHRLWSDGRWNKLTVAQGCYWKKCSFCDVSLDYISRYEGASAEVLADRIEQIVRETGQTGFHFVDEAAPPKALKTLATELIARNAGISWWGNVRFEKTFTPDLAELMADSGCIAISGGLEVASDRLLQLMKKGVSVDQVARVTRAFTDAGILVHAYLMYGFPTQTVQDTVDALEYVRQLFANGCIQSGFFHRFACTVHSPVGQNPAEYGVQLAPLPPGDFAKNDVAFIDPTGVDHDALGGALKKAIYNYMHGIGLEEDVRSWFPFKVPKTTVQRHRIERALRERG from the coding sequence ATGCCCGCCCCACCGCTTCGCGTCCTGTCCGTCATCCCTCCGATGACGCAGCTGAACACGCCGTACCCGTCCACCGCCTACCTCACCGGTTTTCTGCGTTCGCGCGGCGTGGCGGCAGAGCAAGAAGACCTGGCGCTGGCGCTGGTGCTGCAACTGCTCTCGCCCGAGGGGCTGCGCGGCGTAGCGGCCAAGGTCGATGCGATACCGCACAAAAAGCAAAGCCCCGCCGTGCAAAGCTTTGCCGCGCAGCAAGGCCGGTATCTGGCCACCATCGGCCCCGCCATTGCCTTTTTGCAGGGGCGCGACAGCACGCTGGCACACCGCATTACAGGTCGCCACTTCTTGCCCGAGGGCCCGCGCTTTGCCACGCTCGATGTGTATGTCGACGACGAAGGCGGCGACCCTCTGGGCTGGGCTTTTGGCGCCCTGGGCCTGCACGACAAGGCCAAGCACCTGGCCACGCTGTACCTGAACGACCTGGCCGACGTGCTGCGCGACGCGGTGGACGAGCGGTTTGAATTTGTGCGCTACGCCGAGTCGCTGGCGGGCAGCCAGCCCACGTTCGAGCCCCTGGCCAACGCGCTCGCCGCCCCACCCACGCTGGTGGACGAGATGCTGCGCACCCTCACCCTTGACGCCATGGCGCGCCATGCGCCCGATGTGGTGTTGCTGTCGGTGCCTTTTCCGGGATCGGTGTATGCGGCGTTTCGCATTGCGCAGGCCATCAAGGCACACCATCCCCAGGTCGTCACGGTGCTGGGCGGCGGTTTTGTCAACACCGAACTGCGCGAGCTGGCCGAGCCGCGCGTGTTTGACTACTTTGATTACGTCACACTGGACGCTGGCGAGCGCCCGCTGCTGGCGCTGCTCGAACATGTGCGCGGCGAACGCGGCCGCCAGCGCCTCGTGCGTACCTTTGTGCGGGGCGACGCAGGCCAGGTGCAGTACATCAACATGATGGAGGCCGATATCGCCTTTGCCGAGGTGGGCACGCCCACCTGGGACGGCCTGCCGCTGGACCGGTATCTGTCACTGCTGGACATGCTCAACCCCATGCACCGGCTGTGGAGCGACGGGCGCTGGAACAAGCTCACGGTGGCGCAGGGCTGCTACTGGAAGAAGTGCAGCTTTTGTGACGTGAGCCTGGACTACATCAGCCGCTACGAGGGCGCCAGCGCCGAAGTGCTGGCCGACCGCATCGAGCAGATCGTACGCGAGACGGGGCAGACGGGCTTTCACTTCGTGGACGAGGCTGCACCACCCAAGGCGCTCAAAACCCTGGCCACCGAGCTGATTGCGCGCAACGCGGGCATCAGCTGGTGGGGTAATGTGCGGTTTGAAAAAACCTTCACCCCCGACCTGGCCGAGCTGATGGCCGACAGCGGCTGCATTGCCATCTCGGGCGGGCTGGAAGTGGCGTCAGACCGGCTGCTGCAACTCATGAAAAAAGGCGTTTCGGTGGACCAGGTAGCGCGTGTGACGCGCGCCTTCACCGATGCGGGCATTTTGGTGCACGCCTACCTGATGTATGGGTTTCCGACGCAGACGGTGCAGGACACCGTGGACGCGCTCGAATACGTGCGCCAGCTGTTTGCCAACGGCTGCATCCAGAGCGGATTTTTTCACCGCTTTGCCTGCACCGTGCATTCCCCCGTGGGCCAGAACCCGGCGGAGTATGGCGTGCAACTGGCCCCCCTGCCGCCGGGCGATTTTGCCAAGAACGACGTGGCCTTCATCGACCCCACGGGCGTGGACCACGACGCCCTGGGCGGCGCACTCAAGAAGGCCATCTACAACTACATGCACGGCATCGGGCTCGAAGAGGACGTGCGTAGCTGGTTCCCCTTCAAGGTGCCCAAGACCACGGTGCAGCGCCACCGGATTGAGCGGGCGCTGCGCGAGCGCGGCTGA
- a CDS encoding lytic murein transglycosylase → MHTHALHLPHAPRWLAPALLTLAVLGGCASAPPGDPSAPAVPAPVAVVAPPATPFARWVANFSASARAAGITEATLHQAFENVRLIPHVIDSDQAQPEFTRTVWAYLDSAVSPQRVDRGQTRLNKLPREVDAVPARYGVPLEIVVAIWGMESNYGSFTGDIPTIDALATLGFEGRREAWARSQLLAALQILQRGDIARADMLGSWAGAMGQTQFLPSNFLAYAVDADGDGRRDIWGSLPDVIASTANFLARSGWQRGQPWGLEVRLPTGFDYARADADLQQTATAWAAEGVQTMDGTPLPPLTDSTLFLPAGARGPAFLEGPNFRTLLRYNNSTSYALGVGLLAQRLAGGAAVQTPWPRDLQALTRSQLLALQTALNARGFDSGTPDGVMGPATRSGVRAYQRSLNLPADGYPTLELLERLQ, encoded by the coding sequence ATGCACACACACGCCCTTCACTTGCCGCACGCGCCCCGTTGGCTTGCGCCCGCCTTGCTGACCCTCGCCGTTCTGGGCGGTTGTGCCTCTGCGCCTCCAGGCGATCCGTCCGCCCCGGCGGTCCCTGCGCCGGTCGCTGTTGTCGCGCCGCCCGCCACGCCCTTTGCCCGCTGGGTCGCTAATTTCAGCGCATCAGCCCGCGCTGCGGGCATCACCGAGGCCACGCTCCACCAGGCCTTTGAAAATGTTCGTCTCATCCCGCATGTCATCGACTCCGACCAGGCCCAGCCCGAGTTCACCCGCACTGTCTGGGCCTACCTCGACAGCGCCGTCTCGCCCCAGCGCGTCGACCGTGGCCAGACCCGGCTGAACAAGCTGCCGCGGGAAGTGGACGCCGTGCCTGCGCGCTACGGTGTCCCGCTGGAAATTGTGGTCGCCATCTGGGGAATGGAGAGCAACTACGGCAGCTTTACAGGCGACATCCCCACCATCGACGCCTTGGCCACGCTGGGCTTTGAAGGACGGCGCGAAGCCTGGGCGCGCAGCCAGTTGCTGGCCGCACTGCAGATCTTGCAGCGCGGTGACATTGCCCGGGCCGACATGCTGGGCTCCTGGGCCGGAGCCATGGGGCAAACCCAGTTTTTGCCCTCCAACTTTCTGGCCTACGCCGTCGACGCCGATGGCGATGGCCGGCGCGACATCTGGGGCAGCCTGCCTGATGTCATCGCCTCCACCGCCAACTTCCTGGCGCGCTCCGGTTGGCAGCGCGGCCAGCCCTGGGGCCTGGAGGTGCGTTTGCCCACCGGCTTTGACTACGCCCGGGCCGATGCCGATCTGCAGCAAACCGCCACCGCCTGGGCCGCCGAAGGCGTGCAAACCATGGACGGCACACCCCTGCCTCCCTTGACCGACAGCACCCTCTTTCTACCGGCCGGCGCACGCGGGCCCGCCTTCCTGGAGGGGCCCAACTTTCGCACCCTCTTGCGCTACAACAACTCCACCAGCTATGCCCTGGGCGTGGGCCTGCTCGCCCAGCGACTGGCCGGCGGCGCGGCCGTGCAAACCCCGTGGCCACGCGATCTGCAAGCCCTGACCCGCAGCCAGTTGCTGGCCCTGCAAACCGCCTTGAATGCCCGTGGTTTTGACAGCGGCACACCCGACGGCGTCATGGGCCCCGCCACACGCAGCGGCGTTCGCGCCTACCAACGCAGCCTGAACCTGCCTGCCGACGGATATCCGACGCTGGAGCTGCTAGAGCGGTTGCAGTGA
- a CDS encoding homoserine dehydrogenase, translating into MYRDPVQSFATPVHNAATVARPLRVGMIGIGTVGAGTFRVLARNQAAIAGRAGRGIEVMVVSARNLSRAAAVVGPGVTLTDDPLQVATHPDVDVVVEVAGGTGPAREWVLAAIGAGKHVVTANKALLAEHGTEIFAAARQHGVVVAYEGAVAVSIPIVKALREGLAANHIEWVAGIINGTTNFILSKMRDEGVDFAQALAQAQALGYAEADPTFDIEGIDAAHKITLLAANAFGMPVRFGDVQVQGITTLQGLDVACAEQMGYRIKLLGVARRRTEGVELRVQPALVPATHLMAQVNGSMNAIMVQGDAAGVTMYYGAGAGSEQTASAVIADLVDVARLDGTHTAQQVPHLGFHAYAVNEQLAVLPRAAVHSRHYLRVPVHSALQIEAVGAWLAAQQVPVLQLALAQNKALPPGSGPQVLVLTDAVAQATMDLAVHALAAHPAVAGPVMALRVEMLEG; encoded by the coding sequence ATGTACCGCGATCCCGTTCAGTCCTTTGCCACCCCCGTACACAACGCTGCGACTGTCGCCCGCCCACTGCGCGTCGGCATGATTGGCATCGGCACCGTGGGTGCGGGCACCTTCCGCGTGCTGGCGCGCAACCAGGCCGCCATTGCGGGCCGCGCCGGGCGAGGCATTGAGGTGATGGTCGTTTCTGCGCGCAACCTGTCCCGGGCCGCCGCAGTGGTGGGCCCCGGCGTCACGCTGACGGATGACCCTCTGCAGGTCGCCACCCACCCGGACGTGGATGTGGTGGTGGAAGTGGCGGGCGGCACTGGCCCTGCGCGGGAATGGGTGCTGGCGGCCATTGGCGCGGGCAAGCATGTGGTGACGGCGAACAAAGCGCTGCTGGCCGAGCATGGCACCGAGATTTTTGCTGCCGCGCGCCAGCATGGCGTGGTGGTGGCGTACGAGGGTGCCGTAGCGGTCAGCATCCCCATCGTCAAGGCGCTGCGCGAGGGCCTGGCGGCCAACCACATCGAGTGGGTGGCAGGCATCATCAACGGCACCACCAACTTCATCTTGAGCAAAATGCGCGACGAAGGCGTGGACTTTGCGCAGGCGCTGGCCCAGGCGCAGGCACTGGGCTATGCCGAGGCCGACCCGACGTTTGACATCGAGGGCATCGACGCAGCGCACAAGATCACGCTGCTGGCGGCCAATGCATTTGGTATGCCGGTGCGTTTTGGCGACGTGCAGGTGCAAGGCATCACCACGCTGCAAGGGCTGGATGTGGCCTGCGCGGAGCAGATGGGCTACCGCATCAAGCTCTTGGGAGTGGCGCGGCGCCGCACCGAAGGTGTTGAGCTGCGCGTGCAGCCCGCCCTCGTACCCGCCACACACCTGATGGCGCAGGTGAATGGCTCGATGAACGCCATCATGGTCCAGGGCGATGCGGCCGGTGTGACGATGTACTACGGCGCAGGGGCCGGGTCGGAGCAAACCGCCTCGGCCGTGATTGCCGACCTGGTGGATGTCGCCCGGCTGGACGGCACCCACACAGCGCAGCAGGTGCCGCACCTGGGTTTTCATGCCTACGCCGTGAATGAGCAACTGGCCGTGTTGCCGCGCGCCGCGGTGCACTCGCGCCACTACCTTCGTGTGCCGGTGCACAGCGCCCTGCAGATCGAGGCCGTGGGCGCCTGGTTGGCCGCGCAGCAAGTGCCGGTGCTGCAACTGGCGCTTGCGCAAAACAAGGCCCTGCCCCCAGGCAGTGGCCCGCAGGTGCTTGTATTGACCGATGCCGTGGCACAGGCCACCATGGACCTGGCCGTGCATGCACTGGCCGCACACCCGGCGGTGGCTGGGCCGGTAATGGCGCTGCGGGTGGAAATGCTAGAAGGGTAA